The Vicinamibacterales bacterium genome contains the following window.
AGGCGTGTTGGCCGGCGAGATGGTCGCCGAGGCGTGCCGCGCCGCGTCGGTGGGGGCGACCGACCAGATGATCGCCGCGCTCCAGGTGGCTCCAGAGCACGGCTGAAGCCGTGCCTTTCTCCTACACCACTTTCCGGGCCTTCAGCGACGCGATCTGCTCGTCCGTGTAGCCCAACTGCTTCAGGATCGGTTCGGTGTGGGCCGAGAGCCGCGGCGGCGGCGAGTCGAGGCTGGCCGGCGTCTCCGAGAACTTCGCGCTGAGATTGAACAGCTTGAGCGGGCCGATTCCGGGTTCCTCGATCGTCGCGATCGTTCCGCGGTGCGCGATCTGCGGCTGCGCGAGCGCGTCCTGCAGCGAGAGGATGTCGCCGGACGGAATCCCCTTCGCGTTCAGCGCCGTCGTCCAACTGGCCGTCGGTCTTTCGGTGAGCTTTGCTTCAATCAGCGGCGTCAGGGCCTTCCGATTCGCCTTTCGCACGTCGCGCTTCTGGAACCGCTCGTCTGTCTTCAATTCCGGCAGACCGAGGACGTCGCAGAGGTTCTCCCACTGCTTCTGCTCGTTGGCGGCGATGTTGATGTAGCCGTCCGACGTCTTGAACGTGCCCGACGGCGCAGCGGTCATGTTGTCGTTGCCGAGGAGCTGCGGTGGCTTGCCGCCGATGAGCCAGTTGGCCGCAACCCAGCCGAGCAGCGGCATGATCGAGTCGATCATCGCGACGTCGATCGCCTGCCCGCGGCCCGTGCGCTCGCGGCAGTACAGCGCGCCCATGATGGCGAACGCCGCGTTCAGGCCGCCGACCGTATCGCAGACCGGGAAGCCGGCGCGCAGCGGATTGAGGCGGTCGTCGCCGTTGATGGCCATCACACCGCTCAGCCCCTGGATGATCTGGTCGTAGGCCGGCTTGTCCGCATCGGGACCGGTCTGGCCGAAGCCGGAAATCGCGCAGTAGATCAGCCGGGGATTCAGCTGGTGCATGGCCTCCCAGGAGAACCCGAGGCGGGTCAACACCCCCGGGCGGAAGTTCTCCACCAGCACATCGCTCGTGGCGATGAGCTTGCGGAAGATCTCCTTCGCGTCGGCCTCCTTGAGGTTGAGCGTCAACGATTTCTTGTTGGTGTTCTGCGCGAGGAACGACGTGCCCATCAACTGCTGGTTCAACTCGGGCACGTTGCCGAGCTTCCTGGCGAGGTCACCGCCTTCCGGATTCTCGATCTTGATCACCTCGGCGCCGGCCAGCGCGAGGTGAAGGGTGGCGAACGGGCCTGCGAGGACATTCGTCATGTCCAGCACGCGGA
Protein-coding sequences here:
- a CDS encoding CaiB/BaiF CoA-transferase family protein, which gives rise to MKLLEGIRVLDMTNVLAGPFATLHLALAGAEVIKIENPEGGDLARKLGNVPELNQQLMGTSFLAQNTNKKSLTLNLKEADAKEIFRKLIATSDVLVENFRPGVLTRLGFSWEAMHQLNPRLIYCAISGFGQTGPDADKPAYDQIIQGLSGVMAINGDDRLNPLRAGFPVCDTVGGLNAAFAIMGALYCRERTGRGQAIDVAMIDSIMPLLGWVAANWLIGGKPPQLLGNDNMTAAPSGTFKTSDGYINIAANEQKQWENLCDVLGLPELKTDERFQKRDVRKANRKALTPLIEAKLTERPTASWTTALNAKGIPSGDILSLQDALAQPQIAHRGTIATIEEPGIGPLKLFNLSAKFSETPASLDSPPPRLSAHTEPILKQLGYTDEQIASLKARKVV